A single Bifidobacterium scardovii JCM 12489 = DSM 13734 DNA region contains:
- the ffh gene encoding signal recognition particle protein has product MAAFSSLTDRLSNAFKHLKSKGKLSEADIDGTIREIRRALLDADVALDVVRSFTGRVRERALGTEVSEALNPAQQVVKIVNEELTDVLGAGVDRPLNFAKNPPTIIMLAGLQGAGKTTLAGKLGYWLKDSGHTPLLVAADLQRPNAVTQLQVVGERAGVPVYAPEKGVQSDGGDAVSAPGLTTGDPVKVARDSIELAKQKLYDTVIIDTAGRLGVDEELMKQARDIRDAVNPNEILFVIDAMIGQDAVQTAKAFDEGVDFTGVVLSKLDGDARGGAALSVASVTGKPILFASNGEGLKDFEVFHPDRMASRILDMGDILTLIEQAQKQFDEEEARKAAQKMAEGEFGLDDFMDQLQQVRKLGSMKSLLGMIPGMAQHRKELEQFDEKEIDRTEAIIRSMTPEERRNPKIIDGSRRARIAYGSGNTVSAVNGLLQRFEQAAKMMKRMTNKAGGGIPGFGGPSMGSGKKNAKKGKKKGSKSGNPMKREAEEKALRDKLSGKSGSGSGGSAFAKKPQNPALPAGLQDMMDGNGELPPNLGGGLSGLF; this is encoded by the coding sequence ATGGCAGCATTTAGTTCTCTTACAGACCGGCTCTCGAATGCGTTCAAGCATCTCAAGAGCAAGGGCAAGCTTTCCGAGGCGGATATCGACGGCACGATCCGCGAGATCCGCCGCGCACTGCTCGACGCCGATGTGGCGCTCGACGTGGTGCGTTCCTTCACCGGCCGCGTGCGCGAGCGCGCGCTCGGCACCGAGGTCTCCGAGGCGCTTAACCCCGCGCAGCAGGTGGTCAAGATCGTCAACGAGGAGCTGACCGATGTGCTCGGCGCCGGCGTCGACCGGCCGCTGAACTTCGCGAAGAACCCGCCGACGATCATCATGCTTGCCGGCCTGCAGGGCGCCGGCAAGACCACGCTCGCCGGCAAGCTCGGCTACTGGCTCAAGGATTCGGGACATACGCCGCTGCTCGTGGCGGCCGATCTGCAGCGCCCGAACGCGGTGACGCAGCTGCAGGTGGTCGGCGAGCGCGCCGGCGTGCCCGTGTACGCGCCCGAGAAGGGCGTGCAGTCCGACGGCGGCGACGCGGTGTCCGCGCCGGGCCTGACCACCGGCGATCCGGTCAAGGTGGCCCGCGATTCGATCGAACTGGCCAAGCAGAAGCTGTACGATACGGTCATCATCGATACCGCCGGCCGACTGGGCGTCGACGAGGAGCTGATGAAGCAGGCGCGCGATATCCGCGACGCCGTGAACCCCAACGAGATCCTGTTCGTCATCGACGCGATGATCGGCCAGGACGCGGTGCAGACCGCCAAGGCCTTCGACGAGGGCGTGGACTTCACCGGCGTGGTGCTCTCCAAGCTCGACGGCGACGCCCGCGGCGGCGCGGCCCTGTCGGTCGCGTCCGTGACCGGCAAGCCGATCCTCTTCGCCTCGAACGGCGAGGGGCTCAAGGACTTCGAGGTCTTCCACCCCGACCGCATGGCCTCGCGCATCCTCGACATGGGCGATATCCTCACGCTCATCGAGCAGGCGCAGAAGCAGTTCGACGAGGAGGAGGCCCGCAAGGCCGCCCAGAAGATGGCCGAGGGCGAGTTCGGCCTCGACGACTTCATGGACCAGCTGCAACAGGTGCGCAAGCTCGGCTCGATGAAGTCGCTACTCGGCATGATCCCGGGCATGGCGCAGCACCGCAAGGAGCTCGAGCAGTTCGACGAGAAGGAGATCGACCGCACCGAGGCCATCATCCGCTCGATGACCCCCGAGGAGCGGCGCAACCCGAAGATCATCGACGGCTCGCGCCGCGCGCGCATCGCCTACGGTTCGGGCAACACCGTCTCCGCGGTCAACGGGCTGCTGCAGCGGTTCGAGCAGGCCGCGAAGATGATGAAACGCATGACCAACAAGGCCGGAGGCGGCATCCCCGGCTTCGGCGGCCCCTCGATGGGCAGCGGCAAGAAGAACGCCAAGAAGGGCAAGAAGAAGGGCTCCAAGTCCGGCAACCCGATGAAGCGCGAGGCCGAGGAAAAGGCATTGCGCGACAAGCTGTCCGGCAAGTCCGGTTCGGGCTCCGGCGGTTCCGCGTTCGCCAAGAAGCCGCAGAATCCCGCACTGCCCGCAGGCCTGCAGGACATGATGGACGGCAACGGCGAGCTTCCCCCGAACCTGGGCGGCGGCCTGTCCGGACTGTTCTGA